One part of the Phoenix dactylifera cultivar Barhee BC4 chromosome 4, palm_55x_up_171113_PBpolish2nd_filt_p, whole genome shotgun sequence genome encodes these proteins:
- the LOC103706888 gene encoding rab3 GTPase-activating protein non-catalytic subunit yields the protein MARRSHLTEVGCIACDELEELGAGQREGWLDDPSLLAALHPHALALAHAARSLVLVLSWDPDPSSPRHSVKIRPSLAADDGHISALEWLPFGDLLALALGTSAGLLLVYSRTGDLVHKQILHPGRVMRMRFRETKGVFSQDSAASEELCVVLPGAIARFDGSDIQSSLRRWFQEEGLRVWENRFQNREAEDENSYRRIPFQLWNVSKFGPCADAAITGLMPPPLLEGQSSQFYYCAVTIGEDAVISAYRLSEDRSRSLVGAILSKVVPATISTLSSFSKMIWWSEQTSTKKPHTKPQPFAKALPLTCLKDPPRKGEKLTLSPGGTLAAITDSLGRILLLDTKALVVVRLWKGYRDACCLFMEMLVSRDKASSSTYHEHTKNDYCLCLAIHAPRKGIIEIWKMRTGPRVLAIQCPKGSKILQPSTRFESSTSSYIPLEVFLLNGDSGQLSVLHGSIG from the exons ATGGCGCGGCGATCGCATCTCACGGAGGTGGGGTGTATCGCCTGCGACGAGCTGGAGGAGCTGGGCGCCGGCCAGCGGGAGGGGTGGCTCGACGACCCCTCCCTTCTCGCCGCCCTCCACCCCCACGCCCTCGCCCTGGCCCACGCCGCCCGCTCCCTCGTCCTTGTCCTCAGCTGGGACCCTGACCCCTCCTCCCCCCGCCACTCCGTCAAGATCCGCCCCTCCCTCGCCGCCGACGATGGCCACATCTCCGCCCTCGAGTGGCTTCCCTTCGGCGACCTCCTCGCCCTTGCCCTCGGCACCTCCGCTGGCCTCCTCCTCGTTTACTCCCGGACCGGCGATCTCGTCCACAAGCAG ATTCTACACCCTGGACGTGTTATGAGGATGAGATTTCGTGAAACTAAGGGTGTTTTTTCTCAAGATTCGGCAGCTTCCGAGGAGCTTTGTGTTGTCCTGCCCGGGGCAATTGCTCGATTCGATGGCTCAGACATCCAG AGTTCGCTTCGAAGATGGTTTCAAGAAGAAGGGTTGCGAGTCTGGGAAAATAGGTTTCAGAACAGAGAGGCAGAGGATGAGAATTCCTATCGGAGGATACCATTTCAGCTATGGAATGTCAGCAAGTTTGGGCCTTGTGCTGATGCTGCTATCACAGGGTTGATGCCCCCTccacttttggagggccag TCAAGTCAGTTTTACTACTGTGCAGTTACAATCGGAGAGGATGCTGTGATATCAGCATATAG GCTTTCAGAGGATAGGAGCAGGTCCTTAGTTGGAGCTATCCTGTCAAAGGTTGTGCCTGCAACAATTTCGACCCTATCATCATTTTCCAAAATGATATGGTGGAGTGAGCAAACCTCAACAAAGAAGCCCCACACGAAACCCCAGCCATTTGCTAAAG CATTGCCTTTAACATGTTTGAAGGATCCCCCAAGAAAGGGAGAGAAGCTCACACTATCCCCGGGTGGTACATTGGCTGCCATAACAGATTCTCTTGGTCGTATTCTGCTACTTGATACCAAGGCACTTGTTGTTGTGCGACTGTGGAAG gggtATCGTGATGCATGCTGTCTGTTCATGGAGATGCTAGTAAGCAGAGATAAAGCATCAAGTTCCACTTACCATGAACATACAAAAAATGACTATTGCTTGTGTCTAGCAATTCATGCACCTCGCAAAGGGATAATTGAG ATCTGGAAGATGCGAACTGGGCCACGTGTCCTTGCAATCCAGTGTCCAAAAGGAAGTAAAATTTTGCAGCCATCAACTAGGTTTGAATCATCAACCTCATCATACATCCCTCTGGAAGTTTTCCTATTGAATGGAGATTCTGGACAGTTATCTGTTTTGCATGGATCGATTGGTTGA
- the LOC103706912 gene encoding uncharacterized protein LOC103706912: METGGDRGKVVVEIHDDDGRSTGRNQLAENRRPQPALDLAEEVAKNGTEEGEEKGYENRERTTETEGGRSSSDSSSTDNNVDTIEGSKEQTSAERRYHRSRLPRLRWTPDLHHAFVYAVEKLGGHERATPKLVLQMMNVRGLSVDHIKSHLQMYRNKKPDDPEERKRIFPSLAFSFLDANRRYYYDLFHQKMTPSLPHGMGSGGLFSARNDLEQSRYHHPLQRSQAQQTHHDLKNFHFALMTFNQHMTPVIHPINDHGQARGSVHDLIFRKDGKPSASHLFDARDAITGNLKAHQVLGARRKPPGDMAINQGTNTRADGSYGWIGGSSRLFPNSSPFSDRNFRWTTSSSSFLDNYKSNMNPDSRGSIVISDNLKSHSETPHWIELQENPTCHPKRRFEDIFQESEAAVAEKKRLIAATERDWGSNLHLNLSNSADDGAGGKKVIEAVNVDDFLALSLAPPMSENLVEPSNMEEDAAKTEIQFFPKENS; encoded by the exons ATGGAGACGGGAGGGGACAGGGGGAAGGTGGTGGTAGAGATCCATGACGATGATGGAAGGAGCACGGGGAGAAATCAACTGGCGGAGAATAGGAGGCCACAACCAGCACTTGACCTCGCTGAAGAAGTGGCAAAAAATGGGACAGAAGAGGGGGAGGAGAAAGGTTAtgaaaatagagagagaaccACGGAGACCGAGGGTGGGAGGAGTTCTAGCGACAGCAGCAGCACGGACAACAACGTCGACACAATCGAGGGGAGTAAGGAGCAGACGAGCGCTGAGAGGCGGTATCATAGATCCAGATTGCCAAGGCTGCGATGGACCCCTGATCTCCACCATGCCTTTGTTTACGCTGTTGAGAAGCTAGGTGGCCATGAAA GAGCAACCCCAAAGTTGGTTCTTCAGATGATGAATGTGAGGGGGCTGAGTGTTGATCACATAAAGAGTCACTTGCAG ATGTACCGAAACAAAAAGCCGGACGATCcagaggaaaggaagagaatCTTCCCTTCCCTAG CGTTTTCATTCTTGGATGCTAATCGGCGATACTATTACGATTTATTTCACCAAAAGATGACTCCAAGCCTGCCCCACGGAATGGGCAGTGGAGGTCTTTTCTCGGCAAGAAATGATCTGGAGCAATCCAGGTACCACCATCCTTTGCAACGATCACAGGCCCAGCAGACTCATCATGATCTTAAGAACTTCCATTTTGC ATTGATGACATTCAACCAGCACATGACACCAGTAATCCATCCAATTAATGATCACGGGCAAGCGAGAGGTTCGGTTCATGATCTGATCTTTAGAAAAGATGGGAAGCCATCAGCATCCCATTTGTTTGATGCGAGAGACGCAATCACTGGAAACTTGAAAGCTCACCAAGTTCTTGGGGCAAGAAGGAAGCCACCGGGTGATATGGCTATTAATCAAGGCACAAACACAAGGGCCGATGGAAGTTATGGTTGGATCGGTGGTAGCTCCAGACTTTTTCCCAACAGCAGTCCTTTTAGTGATCGTAACTTCAGATGGACTaccagcagcagcagcttcCTTGACAACTACAAGAGCAACATGAATCCTGACTCACGCGGTTCTATTGTTATCAGCGATAATCTCAAGTCTCATTCTGAGACTCCACATTGGATTGAG TTACAGGAGAATCCAACCTGTCACCCTAAGCGCAGATTTGAAGATATATTTCAAGAGAGTGAGGCGGCAGTTGCTGAGAAGAAGAGACTGATAGCAGCAACAGAGAGAGATTGGGGCTCCAACttgcacctaaacttgagtaaTTCAGCGGATGATGGAGCTGGTGGCAAAAAGGTTATTGAGGCCGTAAATGTTGATGATTTTCTAGCGCTGTCACTCGCCCCTCCAATGTCTGAGAACCTAGTAGAGCCCTCCAATATGGAAGAAGATGCTGCAAAAACTGAGATCCAGTTCTTCCCAAAGGAAAACAGCTGA